From the genome of Ictalurus punctatus breed USDA103 chromosome 5, Coco_2.0, whole genome shotgun sequence:
AGTGATGTGCTTATTCAAATGTTAACCTATCTATAATGATGGCAAATTTATTAGGCACTCCCCTCCAAAAGTCGTGGAActgcaaggccaattcaattgtttttgctatacactgaagatatttgggtttgagatcagaagaggaatatgagatgatagatcagaatttcagctttcatttcctgagaTTTACATCTAGACAAACACGCGATAAACAAGGTCTTTAATTAACAGTGTATTTTGAGCGTGCACAATATGCAGCATGAGAGCAGTACACTGTGTAGAAGTaagtgtttatatgtttttgtaAGCATATAAAAGGAAATATTTAATCCAATTCACAAGATCTGTAGTTAAATACCACACTGTTAATTATTACAGATATACTCTATTAAGTATTACACACCGATGAAAACACACAggcacatacaaacacatacatactctAACACACATAAATTTAAACATCATCTGACTTGGTGAGTAAACATGTAGCAGAACAACACAGAGtcacctgctgtgtgtgtgcgtgcttaaTGTGGGCGATATCTCAGCTATGTTAAGCTATAACAAGATACTTGTTCTATTCATTTAACCCACATGTCCTTTCTCTAATGATTTACAGTAAGCATTGACTATCACATGGACTATTATACTTTGCCATCAGCTCTCCTTAATGTTTTtcttaaccccttaaactccaATACATATGTTTCTGTATTACTTTCACTTTAGTTACTAAATGATTCATAAAGGTTACTgataatatgctttaagatgaataaatgaataattaactttttaaagattttaaattgttaataaatataattgtttatgtGATACATTTTAGTCACAACAAGTCCTGTTAGTTTGTCTGTGTCGGTCGgaatttcagcatttatttatgtattttgttgTAGATGTGCTGGCAGTAATATTGTCTTGCTCACTCAAGCCTTCCAGAAGAAGTTCATCATCCCAGATTTCATGACATTTGCATCCAATATTAACCAACTGTACTATAATGAACAAGCTGAGCAAGGAGGCCAAGTGAGttctacacacatgcacaattaTTTACTTGTTCTTCTCCAGTACTTACAGTACATCAATAACCTTGtcatggctgtgtgtgtatgtacaggtAGCCAACTACATTCCTCAACTTGCTAAATTTAGCCCTGATCTCTGGGGTGTGGCTTTGTGCACTGTCGATGGTCAGAGGtgagaaaatatttaaattgcTTTCCACAGATCTGTTTCTGTGTCTGTTGTTtactttcattctctctctctctctctctctctctctctctctctctctctctctctctctctctctctctctctctctctctattcaggCATTCTGTAGGGGACACAAGGCAACCATTCTGTTTGCAGTCATGCATAATGCCACTTGAGTACGCTCTGGCTGTCCATGAATTTGGGACTGAGCATGTGCATACATATGTGGGAAAAGAGCCCAGTGGTTTCAAATTTAACAAATTAAGTCTAAATGATGATGGTGAGAATGAATTATATCCATGTTGACCTTTTTACCTGTTTTACCTGTGTACACTAAAAGTTCAAAGATGAATGAGATTTTCAAAACAGAATCAAtcactcagtcagtcaatcaaataaaaatgttaaatacttTAATGGTTTTATAGTAAACATTATAATGTTTCAAATAATCTAGcaaattatactgtatattgtcatTTAAATAGCCTATATGTTAAAGAATGATGTCAAAAATTCTTCATTTGATTAATATGAACAGGAATTCAAAATCATTAGatcattaaaatataacatataagagtcaaaaaataatttaaggtaTACGTTTTAATTATACCACCTGAATAATGTACAAACATATCACTGTTAACTGGGAATAATAGGAgattttattataacagcaaaatatagatattttaatgttttaaagcaACCTTTTTAAACATTCTTTAATCAATTTACTATTTAAATTTGTATGccatttatcaatttaaattttttggagcaacaaaaatatattgttctgttttaatattaaatattgtcaTTATACTGAATGACAAAGGAAATTTTGGCCCATtgtgcattgtaggctgattggctgatgtaggctgattgtgccctatgatgggttggcaccccatccagggtgtcccctgtgccttgtgccccgagttccctgggataggctccaggcaaccctttgtaggataagaagtatggaaaatggaaggatggagaGCATTATTAAACCAggattaactcaaaacacaccTCAAGTGGCATGCTCTACCTCATATGTCAGTTGTTATAAATTGTGTGtctatggttttatttatttatttatatattcatttattcatagaAAAGCCTCATAACCCGATGGTTAATGCAGGGGCCATAGTGATCAGCTCTCTTCTAAAGGTATGAACATTCCTATTCATAATATCTATAACATATTTACAACATACATCAGCAGTGTGCATTTGACTCCAGCTGCAGCACAAAAGTGGCCATTAATGACCAACAATCCACTTACATAGTTTACTGGTGAGGACAGTTTTCCATCCTCTCCTTGTTTACAGTCTCTTATCGAACAGCTGATGAGGTGTGGGTGAGCAGGAGATTGGCTCACCCACTGCTATAATAAGTGTTAGTTACTGGGGGTTGGTAAGAGGTGTGTCAGAGAGGGAGTGTCGTAGAACAGCTGTTAAGAAGGATGAATTGGATTGATGATGAAAGAAAGAGTGACAATTTCACATGTAACATTCCACTACTCTGATCCAATAAGACAATACGAGTGAGAAAGTTAGTTTGAGTTGTCCAAAATGAGCTGCCTAAAAAGGCTTTTGAGAGAGAACTGCAGCAGACATGTGGGTGTATTTTTAAGGCAGAGACATTCCTCAGTCAGGCTACACTGTTCTAACCTTTCCCTACAGTGCATGTCATCCCCCGCTGCACTCTGTGGAAGATTGAGTTTTAACCTCGGTTTTTATGGCCTAACTataaagaggaaaaacagaTCAGCAAAGTGGTGTGTTGCATCAGCTGACTCACAGAGAGAGTGTCCCGTACTGTCTCAGCTGATAGCCAGAAAAGCATTAAAAAGCTCTGACAGTTAGCTGTCAAGACTAGAACGGTGATTTATGATGAGTAATGGTAATGGTGATAGTGTTTCTTCAAAGACCTCCTTCAGCCTAGTAATCTGTGTGCACACTGCCACCCTGTGTCAAAATACTACACTGTATTTTAAGAATATGACTGGCTAAAAACATTGGAGTTAGAACACAGCACTACATCCCACAGATATACACCTGCTGCCTAACAATTTGTCCGTCTAAAATAGAATTTTTCTAATTTCACAAGCAATCACATGTAATTGTGATTAACAAGCTAACCAAATATCCACATGCACAAAACGTTAATCCCACCAACCTCCCAGTGATAGTAGCACATACTACATACTGCAGCTCTGCACATTAACATACCCTACCGCTTTACAGGAAGGTAGAGAACTGCTGGCGGTCACTGTCAGTTGAAAAGCCGCCCTtctactgttttatttttatgaatataCCATATTACACAACTAACTATAGTGCCATTACagttttatttgcattattaACCTAGGATGTCTTTATGCAGTAACTTGCACGTACAATTGTATCATGCACATTTATTCCTAATAACTGTATTAtttcttcattatttatatttttattattaactaatTTCATTGTGTTATTGTACACAAATGACAATGTTTTTACTCTCTGGCTTTCTCTTCAGCCTGGGTTCAAGAAGGCCGAGAAATTTGATTATGTAAGTCaaattgtcaaaaaaaaatgttaaggcAATTTACTATTCAATGTACTAGACAATTATCACTGATTATTTATCATCATCTATCCCACAGATGATGGACTATATGAAGAGAATGGCAGGTGGCGAATATGTGGGTTTCAGTAATGCCACGTAAGTCACCTTATTAGGGTTCTAACACTTTCCTGCTTCATTAATGATGGGCATGCATTGTATTTGTAGCAATGCACACAAATGTGTTTTCATGAACATTCAGTTCATTATAATAACTTTTTATCCATAGGTTTCAGTCAGAAAAAGAGACGGGTGATAGAAACTTTGCAATCGGTTATTATCTGAAGGAGAAAAAAGTTAGTATGTTTCTTAtatttatagaaatactcaagtGTTTTTTTCTAACCTAATCTTTATCCACCACGATCTTTAACTTATGTACAATTACCATGAATAATAATTCAACACagttaaaaaaatttgaattgTTGACTCAATTTCAACACTACTTAGTCGACTAGTTGGAAATACAATAAAGGTTTTAGTATAAGACAGATATGTGAGTATGTCTTGCCAAAGCTGTTTGTTTGTACTTTTATCCAGCTTTCCAACACTTGAACAAtacaatcattcattcatcataagGAACCGCTTTATCCTAGTCGAGGTcgcggtggatccagagcctatacCATGAACtctggaatacaccctgaatgggagaacagtccatctcagggcacaacgcacacacacattcacacactcatgcaccTAGCGGCAATTTTAGTGTAGCCAATTCACCTTCATGCATATTTTtggggaggtgagaggaaagcagagaacctggaggaaacccaagaGGACCCATAAGGGAGAACAGTAGAGTCCTACAGTACGACTTTTCATTTAATGACTGTCACAACAAAGGTTTTCTGTTTATTGTCAGTGCAAGGAAAAGTGTTAAAATTCTTGTTGATGGTAATCGCACATACTCTACTAATGTGGTGGCTAGAGattgagttaaaaaaaatgtaggaaTATTCCTTTAATAGCTTTGAATATCCCAATTTTGAACCAACTGACTTTATTTTGTCTGTGCTCTGTAGTGTTTCCCTAATAGTTCAGACATGGTATCAGCTCTTGATTTCTACTTTCAggtaatgaaacatttttatatgaAGGACATAAAAGCACAATGAAGAAAGATTCTTttaactgtttcttttttttcgaAATTATTTATGTCTGCTCTTCTGTCTCCTTCCAGCTGTGTTCCATCGAGGCTAACTGCGAGTCAGGGAGTGTCATGGCCGCCACTCTAGCTAATGGAGGAATCTGTCCAATCACAGGCGAGCATGTGTTGAGTGGAGAGGCTGTGAGAAACACTCTTTGTCTCATGCACTCCTGTGGCATGAATGACTTCTCTGGCCAGTTTGCTTTCCATGTGAGTCTTCCACATATGCACAAACATGCtctaaatgtgaaatgtttacCTTGTGGATTTCTTCTGAAAAACCtttttgttaatgttttgaTATTTCTCTCCACAAGGTGGGCTTGCCAGCTAAGTCAGGAGTGTCTGGTGCCATGCTTTTGGTAGTTCCTAATATTATGGGAGTGATGTGCTGGTCCCCACCGATTGATCGTGTGGGTAACAGTGTACGAGGCGTGCACTTCTGTCAGGTACACACATATTCTTACACACACCCCATTGGCAATACTGACTAACACTAACGGTATAACTACATACTGTGTTTGTGGTGGTCTTTCTCAGGAGCTGGTTTCTCTCTTTAACTTCCATAATTATGACAACCTGAGACACTTTGCCAAGAAACTGGATCCTCGCAGACATTCTGGCCATGATAGGGTGAGACTCACAGAGCAGTATCTCATAGATACCAATTACGTTCACTACTAAAGCAGTTTTACATAGCATCAAATCAAACGACACTGCCAGCATTCACATTAAAAGTAACCAGCTGTCACAGTCTCAAATATGAGCTTTAAAACACCCTATGGAACTATACTTTATTATCTAGAATAGTTTGAATATGCTCTGCAATTGATGAGCATCCAATTCAGGCTTCATTCCCATTGTTTCTGGGATAGAATCtggaatgaatgaattagattaagtatgtactgtatgttttttaCAGAACAAGGCTGTAATTGAGCTGATGATTGCAGCTTACAGTGGAGATGTCTCAGCACTCAGAaggtaaaaaataattttcctgTGCTGGAAATTTTCGAACACTAAACTTAATGAGCTGGTTTCTTTAAACTAGATTAAGACTATTTCTGGATTGCCGTGGTACTTAGCAATTTGCCACTGAAAACGTTTAGGCTTAGAGGAATACTCCAGGGTTTAGTAAACTTAATCTTAATTTCCATGCAAATACCATGGTTTTTTTGatactgagaaaaaaaacactcattcaCTAAAAAGTCATATATAATATTCTAGTTGAAACTGCTGAGTTTTGTCAATAACTTTAAAATATGCAATTCTATACTACAAATTCAATAAAGCTTTTAGGACCAAAGGTTTTCAAAccatgtagattttttttatttatttaaatggtacAATACTTACACATTCCTACAGGTGTGGGCCTCTGAATAAACGGTCCTATCTCTAAAAGGATAGGACatcatgtgaaaactataatgaatttcctggatTTCATATGAATTgtactttttgaccatgtagtacacagttaaaGCAGGGAATTATATATAATTGCACTATttgttgtcacccagatgaggatgggttcccttttgagtctggttcctctcaaggtttcttcctcatatcgtttCAGTgagttttttcttgccactgtcacctctggcttgttcattagggataaatttatacatttaaaatatatatcagGAATTTATATATCTCTGTAAAGTTGccttgtgacaatgtccattgttaaaaatgctcgacaaataaaatttcattGAACTGAAGTAATTTACAAATATCTCTGGTCAAACAATCCGTGAAAACATCCCATAAAAATACATGGTTCACATAAATGTCCATTGACTGCTGTAACAActactgcccttagacttccattataacTGACTTTTAACTAAACAGGTATTCTGTTCATAACTTAATACAATGTACGtgtctgtggtaatcacacCTACACTACAGATGTGGTGGATAAAGGATAGGTTGAAAACACTTTCAAGAAGTTGTATAATCTCTTTGTTTGATAAAACTGTTTGCTTATGTTACTATTGTCAATGATTATCATGTAATGTTCACAGGTTTGCTTTGTCAGCAGTGGATATGGAGTTAAGGGATTATGATTCTCGCTCGGCTCTGCATTTGGCTGCCGCAGAAGGTAAACaactttcacacactcattctgtGATTTTTATGGATAATGCTGCATTCAGTGACTGCTTGTATTTTAGGTCATG
Proteins encoded in this window:
- the gls2a gene encoding glutaminase kidney isoform, mitochondrial, with product MLCLKHLGAISAGVSVIRQAGKLDNGNGHLFRSSLIRLMRTSATLLQHPRHQHVILDSETETDSKGAGSGLEDLLFYTITQGEEKISVGRFISELEGTGLLTSDPRLRNCMQQLHHALHESAGTAMMDQQLFRKCAGSNIVLLTQAFQKKFIIPDFMTFASNINQLYYNEQAEQGGQVANYIPQLAKFSPDLWGVALCTVDGQRHSVGDTRQPFCLQSCIMPLEYALAVHEFGTEHVHTYVGKEPSGFKFNKLSLNDDEKPHNPMVNAGAIVISSLLKPGFKKAEKFDYMMDYMKRMAGGEYVGFSNATFQSEKETGDRNFAIGYYLKEKKCFPNSSDMVSALDFYFQLCSIEANCESGSVMAATLANGGICPITGEHVLSGEAVRNTLCLMHSCGMNDFSGQFAFHVGLPAKSGVSGAMLLVVPNIMGVMCWSPPIDRVGNSVRGVHFCQELVSLFNFHNYDNLRHFAKKLDPRRHSGHDRNKAVIELMIAAYSGDVSALRRFALSAVDMELRDYDSRSALHLAAAEGHVEAVKFLTGTCKVNPHVKDRWGNTPLDDAMEFGQHSVVEVLKEYQRIYSHTLMPEEIITQAHGEAELDADDLGNMETLEKLV